aaagaagattactataaaattcttttttcattatacattttaacataaattatatgtattactGATTCTAAAAAGTTTACTATGAAACAATTTAACATGTACAATCATCGCATCTATgctgaaaaatattattaattatataatagtaatataaatagatatgctgagcaaaatagaaataattcaTGTAATCAAttgcaaaaatttttaaatgaatatggAACTcgtaaaaagtatatatctAACTTTAAAAGTgtagaataattaaaatatgttaatgaACTACATGAAGTTGCTGAATCTCATTCATTTTTAGTTTCAGTAAAATACTTATTATAGAGATTATTGTCATATAAACAACCTTATGCTACTAggtgttaatttatttattaattttccataattagattaatatttaatgcaATATCTTTCATGTGTTTCCTTTTGTATTACACTATATATCATTCTAATTAAAAACGTGAACACGTTTCTACAATCCTAATATATAACGTAGTTATTTATTACTCCATTAGAATTGTTTCTCTCTGTATGTAATTCTTagtaatatttgttttttccatCTTGGCAATGATGTtgttttcaataaaaaaaaattaaaagatgtCGAAATGTGCAGGTGAACAAAGTGGTAAAATGCTGATAAGTGCTTTTGAAGGGCATGACATATATTAGTGTAACAAGGGAtattaaacaatatatacaGAACAAAATTCTAATCTATAAATTTCCAATAACACATAACTttgtgaatataaaaaaagaacttAATAAacttaatgaaatatattttaaaagaatgcaaaaaaaaaaaaagttaaaataatttttttttaataataatactactaatgtaatatataagtgtatGATTCTAACAGGATTTTAATACGTTGATAAGTGAAGAGCAGTATAAACTATTGTAAcaaggttaaaaaaaaaaatatttaattaaaaatcaAGTATTTTACTAAAAGACTAAGTTATGAAATACATAGgatgagaaaataaaaaagcattaatttttattgtataagcaatattcatattattgtttagtatgtacatactaaggatatataaaatttcttcTAAGTAACCCAtctcataatatatataaatggatAGTAAAAAAGAgacttttattaattaaataagtgTAACACGAATAGAAACTATTAAATGTAAACAGAATTAAGTTTAAATTAACGAAAATTTCGTAATAGATagagtatataatatattgtaatgcagaattaatatataaattatgttttttgtactatagtaatatatttgtcaaaaatatcataaagtCTGTAATCCAAAATTTGAAATACAAATGctataaaatagaattttatattaaaaagatttatagagaacaaaaatatgtattccaatatcattaaaaatttttaattatatattaacaatactatctgatattttatattaagataacggggatataatttattgaatttttACTAAAATCAAACATATAGACAAATTTCATGTATAGTGTTAGTAgactatatatttacttgtatttctaaaaaataaaacgtaaaattaaaaaatatttaaggtaaaataaatttttatgttataattttttactatattatgCTTTAATACTGCTTGAACTAttggaatatatttataatgacAGATTGCAGAGGgaaataatatgaactataaaattttaatagttaagtgtatttttttaaaataatatatatgaaagttacttaaatttttcatttatacaaattaaatatgagaaaattatattgtgATATATGAAGTAAtcgaaaaatattatataggattgttttttagtatatttgTAGCTAGAAATTGTGCtgcttaatatataatgtaatactGATGATGTGTTTGATGTGAAATGTTTAAATgacaaacaaatatattttaatgttaaatattattttttaaataaataatatattcaggGATctacgaaaaaataaaatattcagtaatatgtttgaatttttattaatttttcattaattttaatagaaTGTGAAGCATAAATTTtgatacattaaaataacttgatcatttataaaagcaaaataataaaaaatacattaaataaaaaaaagaatttggttatataaatttttgaaagtaaattttacttatttgttttcataatctaaatttattttgggaaaaacatataatgttttatgtttgtacatgttcaaatacaattttaagtttgttatgtatgtaaataatgtattcaattacaacttaaatatataatatcctataatacaataacattacatttatatatattccaatGTATACGGTTATTAAACAacatatttcaaaaaaaaaaattgcatatatcgtaagaaattaaaataaaatgattgtGTTTGTgaaggaacaaaaaattgtatatagctaatttaaaaagttaaaaatgctttattatattaaatctTAAATAGAATGAATAAACTTaactataataaatttaactgtttacatgataaaattattaaaaatttaattatttattaatatatatttttttatattactttttcaatattttttaatcttttatttACCCAATACAAGTGAAGTGTTAAAAttagatataaatttacattataGTAGAATaacatgtaatatatataatacatttaaatttttctgtAATTTCGTTTGCAAATACAtgtcttaaaaatattgtaaaataatatacgaatatttttattttttatagtaaataatatttactgACAGTGTTAAAGAGATATATATTCGTATAGTTATCAAATGCagtaaaaattgaaaaaatatataacaaattttaatctatttatttgaacatttatattaataattagaaaaaaattattacgaAAGTTCAAcgtttttgtttaatttcatataatattgcATTTAcatgaaattataataattttattttttattgtaatgttctaacaaaaatttttttttttttaaccatattgtataattattttctttataagtATAacctaataatttttcatattttgaataatttgttaaacgcatttttattaataaatatacgttAGTGCCCATTTtactaattaaaatttagtCCTAATGGAATCATTCGTATCCAAATATGGCAACATATATACCCAGTAGaacacttatatataataatttatactaatttaaaaatattaaatttcatGTTTACCATAAGTAAtgaaatttatgtaattcatatatatagaatgaTTAGACAAGTTCGTACATATTAATTCCATGTATTTGCCTTAACTATAGCAAAAATTTagtgtaatttatatattattaattctcACCAAGGGATAAAaggaattaaatataaaaaactatttaTAAAGTTATAACATTATAATGGAATacatcaaaaataaataacaaagaagaataaaaagaaacataCTATAAGTACTTATGACTATTTTTCTTAGagattatatgttatttttcacgtaaaagtttaaaaagtgtcatttacattaatacaggtaaaaaataattatacatataaaatttataactaaaaaataaaggatataatacatattttattgataattttatacaaTAATTCTTGTATTgcttattattgttacttatatgtaattttatatatttagctATTGagatttttttatataagaggaaatattaattttataaaaaaatatatactcatCTTTGTTTTGATATCAAAATAGGAATAGGATGCATCTACTATTGTgataaattcttttaatgTAAAACGAGATAAGAagattataaaagaaataataatgtattcaATTAATTTCtagttataatataaatacttctgtagtttattaatttctttttgctcttaaataataatgattttaaaattactatattgataaataaaaagatataatttcatatttttctttctttttattattcataacgAACTAAGGTAGCAACGAAGTGTCATTATGAAATgggtaaaatatattcttccTTAATATACCTAAATTTAGATATAAActgtttattaataaaaaaaaccgtcatattttaaataatataaaatttgatgaataaataattcctaattattcttttaattttagaaTTTAAGTGGACAAGGTTATGGggttttacaatattttagaaaTCCACAATTTAAGGaaattatagaatatattaaaaaggaaactCCTAAATTAAAGTCTATAAGAagtaaaaatgattttaGAGGAAAATGCTTACATTTTGCTGAATATgtaattgaaaaaaagtataaaaatccACCTAGGTTTAAACAAGAAAATTGGGAAGCAGCACTTAAAACATGGGTAAAGCATTATTTCTTCAAGGAGAAAACTAAATATGGCATCTGTCCTGTTATTTTTGAGCAGAACGATAGAGATCTTTTAGAATTAACATATAAGGCAGAGGAtttctttgaaaaaaaagaaaaagaaataaaaaaaataaaaaacttaaaagaaaaaaaagaaatttcaaataattgcattaatgataataaatgcAAACGTTCATGTGAGGAATATAATGAATGGATTATATCTATGAAGAAAGAATTTGAAGGAAAACGAGTCTTCATTTTAAACAATTCTAATAAggaatttacaaaattaagGGATAAAAAAACATTGAGCAAGTTGTTTAAATCTGATACATTTGAAGAAATTCCTAATTGCTCATACAGGGAAGCAGCTGTTAATGCTGAACCTGTATCTGAGGAAAAAGAGGAAGCTCCTGTAGTAAAACCAAGAGGAGCTCCAAAAGAACAAATTATGACTTCAGCTGGAGAAGATGGGCAATCTATGGAAGCTGCAGTTCCATCTGAAAGAAATAATCAAATGCCACAAGAAACAAGTACTTCTCATTCATATCAAGTACAACGTGAAAAAGAATCCTTACCTGAAGATCCCCCTAAAGATAATGAAACTAATAGTGGAGAAAACGCACAATATGAACCGGAAAGTCTGTTACAAATTCCAGGAGATTATGGAACAACAGTTGAAGGAAATGTAATTTCATATCAAGAAAAACCCTTAACTGATGTCCATGCAACTACTTTTATACCTGCTGCACTACCAATTCCTAACATACCTTCTGCAACATATGACATCCTTAAAATGCGTGGTAGCACTAATGCttgtttttttacatttttgaaataactacaatataaattacatatatataaggttTAATTACAGGTGACAATGGAAGTAAACGTATGACGCATATACCGCCTCTTTTAATAAGCCttctaattattatattattttctttttttattaaagtaaaataaatgtaaaatattaaaaagattatAAAGATTTCCTtactaaaataatttgttttataaatatattttgctaaaattgtagtattttttaacagggttgtttaaaaaaaaaaaaaagataaaaagaagagaagTTAAATTTCTGAGAATATTAGTACCTTCCTATTATAACAGAAGTAAGTTTTTAAGATATAATCATTTGGAACACCCaataaatgaagaagaagaagaaatcattaaaaaaataaaaatacaagaacataatatgaacaaaaatgaaaatgtatcATACGGAAAAAAGGACAGATCCATAACTATTATAGAAGTACATATGGAAATACTGGAAGAATGCAGAAATAAAGAATTGGAATATAACAAAGGAGAATTTTTAGCAATATGCCAAGaagtattaacaaaaaaagaaaatagaaCCTACACTAACTTAAAAGATGATGAAGTAGTAATggataatattaaaagtaccaatgaaattgaaaaacaaaaaagtcTATGGAGTAAATGGGTGGAAagacataaaatatttttggaaaaattgAGAAAAAAGGATTGGTTTAACAATCTGAAAAATGATTGGAAAGAAGAAAGatcatacataaaaaatagggaaaaattaagaaaatatctttcaaatgaaaatgaaaaagatccatttttagaaagaaaaaaagatatatggaGACGTTGGGTATCAAGGAAGGGTACTAttgtagaaaaatatttggaAGAGGACTTGTTTGAAAAATTGAGAgaggaaatatataatatgatagATACATATGAAAATGAAGGAAGAAAGgatgatatattatttatgaataaagaagaattggaaaacaaagaaaattatgaagtattatataaatactttaaaacaaaattattagaaaaacTGTGTATACTAGTATTTATGATGGTACTAGAGGAATGTAAAAATGAGGagtatatagaaaatatggAATCACATTTCGATAATTCTATAAATGAATGTATAACAGGAAAAAACTTAGATATTAAACCAGAAATTGAGGAAAATTTAACTGATATTAACGGAGATGTTTTagggaatataaaaaataataaaaattatacttatGAGGGAGAAGACTGTTTCAGAGAAGAATTGAAAGAATGGATAAGAGAAAATGATGCATACATAAATTCCTTAGATAGTGATAATAACATAGACGAATGCTATCAAGTGGTAGAATAATACAtgctatatattaataaagacaaattcaaaatatatttgaataataatcAGGAGAAGTTGTACGATAtctatgaaataaatttcttaaattttgttataatctaaggaagaaagaaaaagtagAATGCAAAGAAATGAGTTAtgtaaaatagaaaaagagGCATAGTACATGAAGATTCAAacgtttttatttaaaagatattccaagattatataattgtttttattcttattagaATATTTCTACAAAAGTTATAGTTACACATGattcaataaaaatagcaatattttaatgtgtatataaaacaaatagtaatttttatatgttatataatagcatatttatttaaaaagttttaagcaatgtttttttttttttgattccttaataaaagtttttttttattgaaatatttggatatgttaaattttttacatatattattaaattgtatttatattattatctatattttagATAAGTATATAGTAAAATTGTCGGTGCCCGGTTCCCATGAAATTGATATTAATGCGTATATCAGgatcttatataaaaatttttttttagtatatatatattacattatttgttaattcttaaattttcataaatttcactttagaaataataaaaagaatgcattattttatattatataaaaacaataatatgtcaattaaaataagatggtacaattatataaaactgTTAAATTGGATAATacgttttaaaataaaaacgttTGTACGTTAATTTAATCCtagaatataaattttatatttttactgtaTAAATTCTTTTCATGTCGTAGGTTCATGtcacattttaataaaacatgtgtcatataaaaaatttgtgttattttattttttttttctttcattccTATCAATACTGTTGTATGtagtacaaatatttatattttttaattataacgtAATTTTTAGAGGGTATAAACTGTATATAGCCAAAAGATCATTTTTTGGATGATAAGCAACAAATTAATAACTATATACATTGTATAAGCTAATGCACCAATTTTCAcagcatatattatatttatactaatTCTGAAATAAAATCACTATGAACTAAAGAagtcattttattttaattttattatggaAATTAttgattataaaaatttagaattgTTCTGTTcgaatattaatatatatatatatatatatatatattctttttttttttggaacgTTTAGGAATATTATtgaatttacaaaaaattatttttttttttattgctttttatataaatttgttgaaaatatttacaaaaatatatttaaaattatatatggttttttatactttatatttatattctatttatatatctttatgcGTTTTTAAGTATAAAAGGACAAtgcaaatacatatatatttatatcgcTATCTTGTAGATAAacagttattattttttttaattaaaaatattgtaaaattaaacaatactaatatgaaagaaaaaatgtaatcttttattatagtaaaaaatcagaattatattttttatttagggATGTTCTAATTTATATTGCATGGCCTAATGATAACATAGCTGAGAATTTaacttataatttttgatatctgaaattaaatgtattataagaaaatttccattatatgtacatttataatattataaataataaaaatatatttttttcattaatcgTATCctagataaatattttgttaactAGGACTGTGAAGATGGAACCTTAGATTCAACATccgatatattattatcagaaaatgagaaaaaacaaataatatataattaaatatatattatttaaaattggATAAGATGATTCTGAAAATGAAAGTGATTATATTGAATCGACTTATTGATGAAAAGATTAGTGTAATGTCAAACATAATTCAAATTTTAcggaaaataaattaatcaAGAAATGAgtgtttattatatgttagtCATTTGAggtgataaatatatttttgtttttgaaaaataattatatagagGATTTAGTTCTATATATTAACGtcgaaaatatattagtactactcagaaaaaaagtatacaGTATTTAGcttgtatgaatatatttttattacttacCTTGTgggaatatttttgttactttttttattttttatttctttagaaaatttattgtttattaagaaataaattacGGAGAAGAATATTTTACTCTATCAATAAAGGTACAACTACAATGAACATAGTTACTTTATTTTGCAGTTTAATTACCATTTATGtacttgtaaattttttaaaatatatcgTTGGTATTTGAGAAAATTAGTTATAtcctatttatatttcatatattgtttttataaataatattcttcATGAATCTAATGAAGTTTTTCTTTATACTTAATGGAATTATATCCTTAGCAAGAACAACTgtttcataattataaattttttcttatgagcactgaatattatataaatatatatggatacataaaagtagaaaaaaatatattaaacagtTTTAACATTTTGCATGTTTATACATTAGctctattataataattaatcaCTTTTTGGAGTAATTTAATACTCCTATgaattgtatataaatatatatttttctatgcatataaaagtaaaattgatatttctcaatattcataatatacatatttgctttataagaaaaaattatacgtaCAATATGTATCATGTGTATTTACATTGTGATAAGTATGTGATcgtttaaattaatttataaaattagagTTAATATTACCTCTCTAACCTAgtgaattaatttatatttttaaaaattatataatttttttttttttttattgttctaaGTGATCACTTGaataaacttttaaaaacgtattttatacattagttttattttcattatattacgTTGTTCTTCACATATTAAAATCAAAACCATATCTGTTCtcatgtttatatgtattttttatctaaaagtaaatataacatgtcatatttataaaaaaactattaCGTGAAATATATGTTTCATAACTTGATGCAATGTTTTTTTCagtagatatatttttttgtgcaagtatgaaattatgaatacataagtatataattcttttttaaagtataaattattaataaaaaattatcgaTTTAAGAATTATtgaaacattatttttatattagagttttaaaaatttatacgaTTACCTTTTAtgttatgtaattttttgagctaagaacttttttaaaaaattaattatatgtgaaacatatattgataaaaaaaaattatattgacTTTGCTAtcgaattaattaaataactaaattatattacctataatgtttttatgtaatatacctaatacaaaatttctctataaatatttaataattttttattatatttcttataaatatatatatataacattaaaaaagaaaaaggtaatataaaaaaggtcgatgaatttataaatatttcttatggacgtaatagtataaataatatctaATTAAATACTATAACcttcaatatttatattaagaaaGTAAATGAtcagtttttatatatattccaaaTATGTACTTTTTCAGGAGTTCATATACTATAAGTTTGatgttataaatacattataaatcATAATATTAAGCATATGATTATAGAGgaattaagaaatataatacaaagagaataaaagaaaaggtTGTAATAAATGTTGTTTTCctcatttattattgtattgttaaatttattaataatatattggGAATAACCAGTTTttccataatatataaaataaaaagatataatagTTAACAAGGATACATCAATTAAATGAGTTATACTTTACTTAATATACAGaataatgtattatgtatgttctctacattctatattttctatatattgcGTACTTGGACATATTgtgaaaacatatatataattatttattttattgtgtaaattaaaaaaataattatttaattaatttactgtattaaataaataacttatatattttgaata
The window above is part of the Plasmodium malariae genome assembly, chromosome: 10 genome. Proteins encoded here:
- the PmUG01_10053400 gene encoding STP1 protein; translated protein: MKWNLSGQGYGVLQYFRNPQFKEIIEYIKKETPKLKSIRSKNDFRGKCLHFAEYVIEKKYKNPPRFKQENWEAALKTWVKHYFFKEKTKYGICPVIFEQNDRDLLELTYKAEDFFEKKEKEIKKIKNLKEKKEISNNCINDNKCKRSCEEYNEWIISMKKEFEGKRVFILNNSNKEFTKLRDKKTLSKLFKSDTFEEIPNCSYREAAVNAEPVSEEKEEAPVVKPRGAPKEQIMTSAGEDGQSMEAAVPSERNNQMPQETSTSHSYQVQREKESLPEDPPKDNETNSGENAQYEPESLLQIPGDYGTTVEGNVISYQEKPLTDVHATTFIPAALPIPNIPSATYDILKMRGDNGSKRMTHIPPLLISLLIIILFSFFIKYFLTGLFKKKKKIKRREVKFLRILVPSYYNRSKFLRYNHLEHPINEEEEEIIKKIKIQEHNMNKNENVSYGKKDRSITIIEVHMEILEECRNKELEYNKGEFLAICQEVLTKKENRTYTNLKDDEVVMDNIKSTNEIEKQKSLWSKWVERHKIFLEKLRKKDWFNNLKNDWKEERSYIKNREKLRKYLSNENEKDPFLERKKDIWRRWVSRKGTIVEKYLEEDLFEKLREEIYNMIDTYENEGRKDDILFMNKEELENKENYEVLYKYFKTKLLEKLCILVFMMVLEECKNEEYIENMESHFDNSINECITGKNLDIKPEIEENLTDINGDVLGNIKNNKNYTYEGEDCFREELKEWIRENDAYINSLDSDNNIDECYQVVE